In the genome of Mucilaginibacter sp. 14171R-50, the window GTATGGAAAAAGTTTAAGCAAAACAACACTGCCAATGATCATTGCTACAGAGATGAGCAGGGACCGGTGCGTGTTCCCCTTATCGGCCAGTTTCCCAAACCACGGCGCTACCAGCGCACCGCCAATGGCAATAAGGCCGAACAAGCCAATAGTGCTGGCCGAAAAACGGAGGGGTGCATTGCTCAAATGGAAGGTCAAAGTGGTCCAAAACGAGCAAAAGATGCCGAATGTAAAAAAGCCAAGCAAAGCTGCCTGCCTTAATATCTTAAACTCGCCTACCAGGGATAGTGCCGACCTGAGCAGCCCCAGATAATTGCCTTTAAACTTCGGCGGTACATTGGGTAAGTAAAGCTTAAGCAATACGGCTGTGAGCAATACCATACCGGCCGATATGCCGTAAACAAAGCGCCAGCCCAGCCAGCCGGCTATTAAGCCGGAAATTACTCTTGCGCCTAAAATTCCGACCAGTATGCCGCTAAAAACCTTGCCAACCGTTTTGCCGCGATTAACGCTATCAAGCGTGGCAGCCATTGGCATTAATATTTGAGCAGATGTGGCAAAAAGGCCAACAAACAAACTCAATGCGTAAACCTGGTAAAGCCGCGTGGCAAAGCTAAAGCCGGTAAGGGTTAACATCAGTAAGGTACTTAGTAACAGGATAAGCCGTTTACGGTTTACCTTATCGCCCAGGGGGATCAAAAAGAACATACCCAAACCATAGCCCAGCTGTGCAAACATGGCCACTTTACCAATTTCGGAGCCGGACGCATGTACCGATACGCCTATATCTTTCAGGATTGGCTGGTTATAATAAATATTTGCTACCGTAACACCCGCGGCAACTGCCATTAAAGGGATAATAGCCGGATGTAACCTGTTAGTTTGTGTAGCCTCCATAGTTTTTACAGCCCGCAAACGTAAGCAAATGTGCCTTGGTATCAAACGTAAAAGCACCTTGCATATACGGCAAGGTGCTTTTGTGAAAGTATGTTGACAAAGGCGCCGCTTAATCGCCCGATTTAAATATCATCCGGAACGACTGGTCGCGGCTGATGTAAGCAACCGCCCAATTGTAAAGCGTGCGCAGTTTATTACGATAGTTAACTAATGATATCAGGTGAATGAACAACCACATAAACAGCGCTATGATACCATTGAAGTGCACCTTGTGTTTAAACAGGTCTACCACCGCCTTGTTACGGCCAATAATGGCCATATCGCCTTTGTCGAAATATTTAAAGGCTTTTAAGGGTTTACCCTTGGCTATGGCAATAAAGTTGGCTGCAAGGGTACGGCCCTGTTGTATAGCAACCTGCGCAATCTGCGGGTGGCCTTTTGGGTAGGCCTCGTCGGTTGTTTGGATAGATGCATCGCCTATGGCGTAAACATCCCGCAGCCCTGTAACCTGGTTGTATTCATCGGTTATCATCCGTTTGCCCACACCCAGGCTGTTTGCCGGGATGCCATCAAACGTATTGGCTGTAATACCTGCTGCCCAAATAAGCGTGCCGGCTTCAATAACCTCGCCGTTTGATAAAGTAATTTTGCCGTCAAGGTAGTCGTTAACGTGCAAATTCAATTTTACCCGCACCCCAAGCCTGGTTAGCACCTTGTAGGCATCCTGATGGGTTTTCTCGCTCATGGCGCCAAGCAGGGCAGTGCCGCCGTCTACTATGTAAATGCCTCCGGGCTGGTTAATAAGTTCGGGGTAGTCCTTCGCGAAAATATATTTGCGCATTTCGGCAAGCATACCCGATACTTCAACACCTGTTGGGCCGCCGCCGGCAACTACTATGGTAAGCAGGCGTTTGCGTTCGGCCGCGTCTTTGGTAATGGTTGCGCGTTCCAGCGTTTGCAGTAAAGCGTTACGCATACGCAAGCCATCGTCAATGGTTTTCATCGGAATAGCATTCTGCGCAATGTTTTGGTTACCAAAAAAGTTTGTTTTGGCGCCCGCTGCAAATACCAGGTAATCGTAGGTCAGTTCACCGTCTTTTAAATATACGGTTTTGGTATCAGGGTCAACTTTTACGGGTTCGCCCATCCGAAAACGGATGTTATCCTTGCGGAATAATTTGCGGAAAGGATAACTGATGCTTGACGGTTCCAGGAAACTTGTTGATACCTGGTAAAGCAGCGGAGGAAAATAATTGTAGTTGTTTTT includes:
- a CDS encoding MFS transporter; the protein is MEATQTNRLHPAIIPLMAVAAGVTVANIYYNQPILKDIGVSVHASGSEIGKVAMFAQLGYGLGMFFLIPLGDKVNRKRLILLLSTLLMLTLTGFSFATRLYQVYALSLFVGLFATSAQILMPMAATLDSVNRGKTVGKVFSGILVGILGARVISGLIAGWLGWRFVYGISAGMVLLTAVLLKLYLPNVPPKFKGNYLGLLRSALSLVGEFKILRQAALLGFFTFGIFCSFWTTLTFHLSNAPLRFSASTIGLFGLIAIGGALVAPWFGKLADKGNTHRSLLISVAMIIGSVVLLKLFPYSVAALVVAIFFLDIGVQATQITNFARIYALAEHAHSRLNTIYMTMYFIGGSAGTYFGLLCWKIGEWNLSTWQMLLWGIIAIGIVMISRPGPLKEGQKNSNNTI
- a CDS encoding NAD(P)/FAD-dependent oxidoreductase, with the translated sequence MSDLSNPADATGHMPVPAKKIVVIGGGFAGVNFAQDVAKNKSYQVTLVDKNNYNYFPPLLYQVSTSFLEPSSISYPFRKLFRKDNIRFRMGEPVKVDPDTKTVYLKDGELTYDYLVFAAGAKTNFFGNQNIAQNAIPMKTIDDGLRMRNALLQTLERATITKDAAERKRLLTIVVAGGGPTGVEVSGMLAEMRKYIFAKDYPELINQPGGIYIVDGGTALLGAMSEKTHQDAYKVLTRLGVRVKLNLHVNDYLDGKITLSNGEVIEAGTLIWAAGITANTFDGIPANSLGVGKRMITDEYNQVTGLRDVYAIGDASIQTTDEAYPKGHPQIAQVAIQQGRTLAANFIAIAKGKPLKAFKYFDKGDMAIIGRNKAVVDLFKHKVHFNGIIALFMWLFIHLISLVNYRNKLRTLYNWAVAYISRDQSFRMIFKSGD